The following coding sequences are from one Salvia hispanica cultivar TCC Black 2014 chromosome 3, UniMelb_Shisp_WGS_1.0, whole genome shotgun sequence window:
- the LOC125214309 gene encoding N-carbamoylputrescine amidase codes for MAKSRIVTVSALQFTCTDDVLTNVETAERLVRAAHKKGANIILIQELFEGYYFCQAQKEDFFHRAKPRKEHPTILRMQKLAKELGVVIPVSFFEEANNAHYNSVVVIDADGTDLGLYRKSHIPDGPGYQEKFYFNPGDTGFKAFQTKFAKIGVGICWDQWFPEAARAMVLQGAEILFYPTAIGSEPQDDGLDSRDHWKRVMQGHAGANLVPLVASNRIGKEIIDTEHGKSEITFYGNSFIAGPTGELIANADDKDEAILVAEFDLDKIKSKRHSWGIFRDRRPDLYKVLLTLDGSNISL; via the exons ATGGCAAAAAGCAGGATAGTTACCGTCTCCGCGCTGCAATTCACTTGCACCGATGATGTTCTCACAAACGTCGAAACTGCAGAAAG GTTGGTTAGAGCAGCTCATAAGAAGGGGGCTAATATTATTCTGATACAG GAGTTATTTGAAGGTTATTACTTTTGTCAAGCACAAAAGGAAGACTTCTTTCATCGAGCTAAACCTCGTAAGGAGCACCCAACTATATTGAG GATGCAGAAACTAGCAAAAGAATTGGGAGTAGTAATTCCAGTTAGCTTTTTTGAGGAGGCAAACAACGCACATTATAATTCAGTAGTTGTGATTGATGCTGATGGGACAGATCTTGGACTATACAGGAAATCCCACATTCCAGATGGGCCAG GGTACCAGGAGAAGTTTTATTTCAACCCAGGCGACACTGGTTTTAAG GCCTTCCAAACTAAATTCGCCAAGATTGGAGTTG GTATTTGCTGGGATCAGTGGTTTCCAGAGGCAGCTCGAGCCATGGTTCTTCAAGGGGCAGAAATATTGTTCTATCCTACTGCCATTGGTTCTGAGCCTCAAGATGATGGCCTAGATTCTCGAGATCACTGGAAACGGGTGATGCAGGGCCATGCTGGAGCTAATTTG GTACCTTTAGTTGCATCAAACCGCATCGGCAAGGAAATCATAGATACTGAACACGGAAAGAGTGAGATCACATTCTACGGGAATTCGTTTATAGCAG GCCCCACTGGAGAATTGATTGCTAATGCTGATGATAAAGATGAAGCAATTCTTGTTGCAGAATTTGATCTGGACAAGATCAAATCCAAGAGACATAGTTGGGGGATATTTCGCGATCGACGCCCGGATCTATATAAGGTTCTTCTGACCTTGGATGGCAGTAACATTTCCCTCTGA
- the LOC125210857 gene encoding uncharacterized protein LOC125210857, giving the protein MYDAYLALHFKNGKYTTKEAEEIDAKVKEIAAAQGEGANLNDIYVNQVMGGCLDKKKRMLGTGVLGPMLLGSKSVAASTSNQQDAKWKSEMQQNLNEECERRMKLEEDVSRMQKVVDLLVSQQSHQSHQSSYSAARPDEEYST; this is encoded by the exons ATGTATGATGCCTACTTGGCACTACACTTTAAGAATGGAAAATATACAACTAAGGAGGCCGAAGAGATAGAT gCCAAGGTAAAAGAGATTGCGGCTGCACAAGGTGAGGGAGCAAATCTAAATGATATATATGTCAATCAAGTCATGGGAGGCTGCCTTGACAAGAAGAAGCGGATGCTTGGAACGGGAGTCCTTGGACCAATGCTCTTAGGGAGTAAGTCTGTGGCTGCTTCAACTAGCAATCAACAGGATGCCAAGTGGAAAAGTGAGATGCAACAAAATCTCAATGAAGAGTGTGAGCGTAGAATGAAGTTGGAAGAGGACGTGAGCAGGATGCAGAAGGTGGTGGATCTGTTGGTGAGCCAACAGTCCCACCAGTCCCACCAGTCAAGTTACTCTGCTGCCCGACCTGATGAAGAATATTCTACCTGA
- the LOC125214310 gene encoding uncharacterized protein LOC125214310, whose product MAKDKKFSWGSALVGAAAASAAALVMSSKPRDPTFHLISIDVTSFKLNFDAEAILTVHVTNPNVAPIRYSDTVMSIRYAGALLGSAPVEAGSQPPRSCQLLRLPARLSGLQLAQRAKSFAADVGRREMLLDSTVDIAGTAKVLWWNHGFKVHVDSHVIVDPVYLDVIGQENKSKLELFVNS is encoded by the coding sequence ATGGCGAAAGACAAGAAGTTCAGCTGGGGCTCGGCCCTGGTCGGCGCCGCGGCCGCCTCCGCCGCGGCCCTGGTGATGTCCTCGAAGCCGCGGGACCCGACGTTCCACCTCATCTCCATCGACGTCACCTCCTTCAAGCTCAACTTCGACGCCGAGGCCATCCTGACCGTCCACGTCACCAACCCCAACGTGGCCCCCATCCGCTACTCCGACACCGTCATGTCCATCCGCTACGCCGGCGCGCTCCTCGGCTCGGCTCCCGTCGAGGCCGGCTCGCAGCCGCCGCGCTCCTGCCAGCTGCTGCGCCTCCCCGCGCGCCTCAGCGGCCTCCAGCTCGCCCAACGCGCCAAGAGCTTCGCGGCCGACGTGGGCCGCCGGGAGATGCTGCTGGACTCCACCGTCGACATCGCCGGCACCGCCAAGGTGCTGTGGTGGAACCACGGCTTCAAGGTCCACGTCGACAGCCACGTCATCGTCGATCCGGTTTACCTCGATGTAATTGGTCAGGAAAACAAATCCAAGCTGGAATTGTTTGTcaattcatga